In the genome of Maribacter forsetii DSM 18668, the window TTTTGGGTTTTCCTATTGCCATATTACTGTTGTTTTTATGTTGGTACTACTTAACTAGATTCGCTTTTACATTTAAACAAAAAGAATTTCCGGGTGGTCGTAAAGAAATAGCGTTAAGACTTAAAGAACTTGGTAAATTAGGCTATGAAGAAAAACTGGTGCTGGTTGTTTTTGCAGCTACGGGTTTTGCATGGATAGCACGTTCGTTTCTAATTCAACGTTTTATTCCGGCTATGGACGATACTATAATTGCCATCTGTACGGTAATTGTTCTATTCTTAATACCTACGCGTCAGAAAGGCAAAAAATTGATGGAATGGGAAGATGCGGTTAAATTACCTTGGGGTATTTTATTACTATTTGGAGGAGGCTTAACATTGGCACTAGGGTTTGACAGTAGCGGATTGGCACTATGGATTGGAAATAAACTATCTGCCTTACAGGTGTTACCTTTCTTTTTGTTATTGTTGATATTGATTACGATAGTGAATTTCTTAACAGAGATAACTTCAAATATAGCTACTACGGCAATTCTGCTGCCTGTTCTAGTGTCATTGGCACCGGTACTAGGAGTTCACCCTTATTATTTAATGATCGCTGCAACATTAGCTGCATCCTGTGCTTTTATGTTACCTGTGGCTACGCCGCCAAATGCAGTGGTTTTTGGCTCAGGTTATCTTGAAATGCAGGATATGGTCAAAAAAGGTTTCTGGCTAAATATTATCTCTATTTTAATACTTACAGTAGTAGTTTATATTGTATTTCCGTTGGTTTGGGATTTAAGCACAACTGTTTAACATTGAATATTTTAGTCGGTTTGCGAATGGTGACTTAAAATGTAGTTTAAATGTAAACTATGAAATCATGATCGTACTCTTAATTAAACTTTTACTTAAAATAATAACATCTACAGAATGAAAATAGCTATAATAGGTTTTGGAAATATTGGTAAATATCTTGCAAAATGGGTTGTTAATGAGCCCAGTTATGAGTTAAAATATATTATAACTAGAACACAAATTGATAAAGAGGATAGCGATTTTGCAAATCAACCTGTAGTATTTAAAAAAGAAATTAATTCTGATCTGATCAATGATGTAGACATTATTATTGAATGTGCTACAAAGGAGGTTGTAACGCAACTGTTGAAATTTGACGAAATAAATCGTATCGGTAAAAAAATTATTATTATCAGTACGGGTGGATTGTATCAAAACAAAGCAACATTAGATAAGTTCAAAAAATGTGATTTTATTTTACCGGTAGGAGCAATATCAGGGCTAGATGCTATAAAAGCTGTTAATGATGAAATTACTTCAATTAAGATAAAGACAACAAAGCATCCTAAAAGTTTGGAGGGAGCTCCGTTTTTTGAAACCTCAAAAATTGAATTATCATCTATAAAAACGTCTCAGACTATTTGGGAAGGTGAAGTAAGTGAAGCCGTAAAACAATTTCCTAAAAATATTAATGTTGCTGCTAGTATCTATTTTGCATCTAAATGTGAAGAATTAAAAATTGAAATAGTTGCAGACCCTAACACTACTAATAATATGCACGAGATAACGTGTGAGGGCGATTTTGGTAAGATTTATACGCGAACGGAGAATAAACCAAGTCCGGCTAATCCAAAAACAAGTTTTTTAGCTGTTAAGAGTGTAGTTAGTATTCTGAGAAATATGAATTCAAATATTAAAATCAATTAATTTTTTCTGTAAAGGTTAATAATTATAATACTTTCCTGGATAGCTTATGTTCGATATTTTTTAAGTTGATATATTAAATTGTAACAACTAAAAAAATGAAGTACTGTATTTCTAGTAAGGATTGTTACTATAATTTTAAAACTCTTTAGTTGTGTAAGTAACTAAGGAATTAAAGCTTTTTAAGTAAACAAATCGTGTTCAAATGTAATTATGTGTGAATTTTGAACATAAAAAAACGGTCTAACTTTCGTTAAACCGTTTATAATGTGCCTTTTATTCTGTAGCGAGAGGGGGGCACGATCCCCCGACCTCCGGGTTATGAATCCGACGCTCTAACCAACTGAGCTACCTCGCCATATTATTTTTAAACGGCTGCAAATATAGTGGTAATTTATTTGTTCTTCAACAAAAGTTGATTAAAAAAATAATACTGGTCATTTATTTTTTTATCATTTAGAAATATATATATTGCTCGTATTAAAGTAGCATGAACATGAGCGATAAAATAAAATTTGAAATAGAGTTTGTAATTCAGTCTTCACCACAGATGTTATATCAATACCTTGCAACACCATCTGGACTGTCAGAGTGGTTTGCGGATAACGTGAACTCAAGAGGTGAGAAGTTTACATTTATATGGGACGGAGCTGAAGAAGAAGCTAAATTGTTGAAAAGAAAAACAGACGAGTTTGTACGTTTTGCTTGGGATGAAGCAGAAGATGATAGCTTTTTTGAAATGAAAATAATTGTTGATGAAATAACGAAAGATGTTTCATTGTTTATAACTGACTTCGCAGAAGATGACGAAATTGATGAGTCTAAAATGCTTTGGACCAACCAAGTGTCAGATTTAAAACAGGTGTTAGGATCATCTTAAAAATAGCCTTATTTACAGTATCTTTGAGCCTTAATTTTTTAAGGCTTTTTTTATGTTCAATTTTAATGGCGAACTTCTAGAGGATAACACTTCTTTTTTAAACGAAAAGAATAGGGGAGTACAGCTTGGTGATGCCGTTTTTGAAGAATTACGCGTTCTAAACGGTGACATAATTTTTTTAGAGGATCATTATTTACGATTAATGTCTTCCATGAGAATTTTGCGAATGGAGATTCCTATGAATTTTACAATGGAGTTTATGGAAGAAGAAATTCTAAAATGTATCTCTGAGAACGATTTAAAAGTAGCCAAACAAATAAAGTTCACCGTTTTTAGAAATAGCTTAGATGACTTTTCTATTTCTGATAATACCATTTCTTATTTTATTACTAGTAAAACATTAACCAATCCTTTTTTTATTCTAAATCAGGATGATTATGAAGTGGAGCTTTTTAAGGATTTCTATAAGAATTCTAGTATGCTATCTAATCTAGATTCTAATAATAAAGTATTGAGTGTCGTAGGAGCTATTTACGCTCAAGAAAATGATTATCAAGATTGTTTGTTGCTTAATGAGAGAAAGCAGGTTATAGAAGCTCTAAATGGTAATTTATTTGTAGTTAAGGGTAATCAAATTAAAACAGCCCCTTTAACAGATGGTTGTATAAATAGCATATTAAGAAAAAAGCTTATTGAGATGTTATCCAAACTAAATGATTTTGAGTTTTTGGAAGATAGTATTTCGCCTTTTGAACTTCAAAAAGCAGATGAATTATTCATTGTAAATAATATTGACGGTATTATTTCCGTAACAAAATATAGAAAGAAAAAGTTTGTCAATACAATTGCAAAAAACCTGATTGGTAAATTAAATGCAGCGGCAAGAATGTCTTTAACTAAAAGTGTTTAGTTTAAACTAGGGTTTTCTGGAGCGTTAGACCAAAGAAGGTAATCACCACCTAATTGAATCATGTTTTCTTTCCAAATTGCTTTTGCGGCTTTTTGTATGATTCTACTTTCATGTTCATTTTCAACAACAATCCATGATTTAGAGGTCAATTCTTCATCTAATTGTAATGAAGACCAGCCGGAATAACCTAAAAAGAACCTTATATCATCTTCAGAAATAATCTCTCTATTAATTAGTTCTACGGTTGTTTCAAAATCACCGCCCCAATAAATACCATCAGATATTTCTACGCTATTATCTATTAGGTGAGGTACTTTATGGATAAAATAAAGATTATCCTGTTCTACAGGTCCACCGTTATATACTTGAAAAGGGATTTCAATTTCAGTTACAAGCTCGTTTATTTGGTATTCTAAAGGCTTATTTAGAATAAAACCAACAGAACCTTCATTGCTATGTTCTGCTAACAATACAACGGACCTGTTGAAAGAAACGTCTCCTGTTAAAGACGGCTCGGCAACAAGTAATTTTCCTTTGGTTGGTTTTAATGCGATCATATATTTACTATGATTATATACCTAAAGTAAGACAAATCTGTCTAAACGCAAAAACATAGAAATAAAAAAAGCGCCAATTAAGGCGCTTTTAATAAATTTATCAGTGTAAAATTAGTTTACAGCTTTACCTAAATCAGCACCTGCTTTAAACTTAACTACATTTTTAGCAGCAATTTGGATAGTTTTTCCAGTTGATGGATTTCTACCTTCTCTTGCATTTCTTTTAG includes:
- a CDS encoding SLC13 family permease, whose protein sequence is MHFSKQNIGRVLGPLVFFYILFFFKPDDLSETANAVLASVAWVAIWWITEAIPIYVTALLPLILFPLTGGLSLSETAMSYGHKYIFLYMGGFILAIAIEKWNLHKRIALTIINLIGTNVINIILGFMLATAFLSMWISNTAAAVIILPIAMAIVYQLNDNPETEKNENKIFGKALMLAIAYSASIGGIATLIGTPTNLVLAGVVQSTFGKEITFSEWFVLGFPIAILLLFLCWYYLTRFAFTFKQKEFPGGRKEIALRLKELGKLGYEEKLVLVVFAATGFAWIARSFLIQRFIPAMDDTIIAICTVIVLFLIPTRQKGKKLMEWEDAVKLPWGILLLFGGGLTLALGFDSSGLALWIGNKLSALQVLPFFLLLLILITIVNFLTEITSNIATTAILLPVLVSLAPVLGVHPYYLMIAATLAASCAFMLPVATPPNAVVFGSGYLEMQDMVKKGFWLNIISILILTVVVYIVFPLVWDLSTTV
- a CDS encoding aspartate dehydrogenase domain-containing protein, encoding MKIAIIGFGNIGKYLAKWVVNEPSYELKYIITRTQIDKEDSDFANQPVVFKKEINSDLINDVDIIIECATKEVVTQLLKFDEINRIGKKIIIISTGGLYQNKATLDKFKKCDFILPVGAISGLDAIKAVNDEITSIKIKTTKHPKSLEGAPFFETSKIELSSIKTSQTIWEGEVSEAVKQFPKNINVAASIYFASKCEELKIEIVADPNTTNNMHEITCEGDFGKIYTRTENKPSPANPKTSFLAVKSVVSILRNMNSNIKIN
- a CDS encoding START-like domain-containing protein is translated as MSDKIKFEIEFVIQSSPQMLYQYLATPSGLSEWFADNVNSRGEKFTFIWDGAEEEAKLLKRKTDEFVRFAWDEAEDDSFFEMKIIVDEITKDVSLFITDFAEDDEIDESKMLWTNQVSDLKQVLGSS
- a CDS encoding aminotransferase class IV; the encoded protein is MFNFNGELLEDNTSFLNEKNRGVQLGDAVFEELRVLNGDIIFLEDHYLRLMSSMRILRMEIPMNFTMEFMEEEILKCISENDLKVAKQIKFTVFRNSLDDFSISDNTISYFITSKTLTNPFFILNQDDYEVELFKDFYKNSSMLSNLDSNNKVLSVVGAIYAQENDYQDCLLLNERKQVIEALNGNLFVVKGNQIKTAPLTDGCINSILRKKLIEMLSKLNDFEFLEDSISPFELQKADELFIVNNIDGIISVTKYRKKKFVNTIAKNLIGKLNAAARMSLTKSV
- a CDS encoding YqgE/AlgH family protein, producing MIALKPTKGKLLVAEPSLTGDVSFNRSVVLLAEHSNEGSVGFILNKPLEYQINELVTEIEIPFQVYNGGPVEQDNLYFIHKVPHLIDNSVEISDGIYWGGDFETTVELINREIISEDDIRFFLGYSGWSSLQLDEELTSKSWIVVENEHESRIIQKAAKAIWKENMIQLGGDYLLWSNAPENPSLN